ATGCAAGGAGATTATTGTGGTGCTCAAAAGATAGAAATACAGCCTAGAGATGCTGCTTCAACAGAAGAAACAGATTGTGCAACTTTTATTAAAGAATAATATATGTATAAACCCAACCCCTTTATGTATATCTTTACATAAAGGGGTTTATTTTTTTTTATAAATGCATTATAATCTTCTTTAAGTAGCATGAATTGATATTTCTCTTTTTTGGATTTAATTCATAAAGATGGTATATATAATTAGCATTTCTATATTAAGGCTCAATTAAATATGTAAAAATATTTATGTAAAGGGGAATACAAATGTATTGGAATGGAACATATGAATGTATGGATCGTAATCAGCTTGAGAATCTACAGTCTCAGAAATTAATTAACACTATAGAACGTGTATATTACAATGTACCATATTACCGACATTTAATGCAGGAAAAGGGATTAATGCCTGAAGATATAAGAGGAATTGATGATCTTACTAAACTCCCTTTTACAACAAAACAAGATTTGAGAGATAATTATCCATATGGTTTATTTGCAGTCCCATTAAGTGAAATAGTGCGTATACATGCATCATCGGGTACTACGGGTAAACCCACTGTAGTAGGATATACCCGTAGAGATATAATTACTTGGTCAGAATTAATGGCCAGAACTCTTACGTGTGGAGGGACCAATAAAGAATCTGTTATACAAATAGCTTATGGATATGGACTTTTTACTGGAGGTTTAGGTGTTCATTATGGTGCTGAACGA
This genomic stretch from Xylanivirga thermophila harbors:
- a CDS encoding DUF1540 domain-containing protein — encoded protein: MKGRVEKNDAPLPGVKCVVNSCHYYMQGDYCGAQKIEIQPRDAASTEETDCATFIKE